A genomic region of Thermotoga sp. Ku-13t contains the following coding sequences:
- a CDS encoding MATE family efflux transporter: MSTSIFILNVFIVKAGGDLGVAIFTSAWRIINFWTIPMMGIAAAVTSVTGAAFGERNATKLKSAYLFAVKFGLLVGLCVNLVVLLFAPKLALLFTYSESSRVIFDDLVKALRILSFFIPTVPFGMFTSAMFQGIGHGFKSLAVSILRTVVLHVLFSYLFVFVFNLGLIGVWLGILMGNIVAEAITFLWGLATSNRLKSQFEAKLQQQFNQSRSI, encoded by the coding sequence ATGTCCACCTCGATCTTCATACTGAACGTGTTCATCGTGAAAGCTGGAGGAGATCTTGGGGTTGCGATCTTCACGAGCGCCTGGAGGATCATCAACTTCTGGACCATACCCATGATGGGCATCGCCGCTGCCGTTACGTCGGTCACAGGAGCCGCGTTCGGTGAGAGGAACGCTACAAAGTTGAAATCCGCCTACCTTTTCGCGGTCAAGTTCGGTCTGCTCGTTGGTCTGTGTGTCAATCTGGTGGTGCTGTTGTTTGCTCCGAAACTCGCACTTCTCTTCACTTACTCGGAAAGTTCGCGCGTGATATTCGATGATCTCGTTAAAGCTTTGAGAATTCTGAGTTTCTTCATCCCCACCGTGCCCTTCGGTATGTTCACCTCTGCGATGTTTCAGGGGATCGGCCATGGTTTCAAGAGTCTGGCAGTCTCCATCTTGAGAACAGTGGTGCTCCACGTGCTTTTCTCGTACCTTTTCGTGTTCGTGTTCAACCTCGGCCTGATCGGGGTATGGCTGGGAATACTGATGGGCAACATCGTGGCGGAGGCGATCACCTTCCTGTGGGGTCTGGCAACTTCGAACAGATTGAAATCGCAGTTCGAAGCGAAGTTACAACAGCAGTTCAACCAGAGCAGGTCTATCTGA
- a CDS encoding HD domain-containing phosphohydrolase, which yields MKHLIFSLIPSLSILGTLFIVNFLASRRIRRTLKDKVVSPIEKITKAAQDYLSKRHFELEHVEDDVYEIKMMINELSDMVTIIESQMQELEASYSELEASQSQLEEAYEILKRKENEIEQAYRAIVEKLDMIVEKFDEPTGKHVVRVSKLSRFLAEKLNLPSELVRQIELYSLLHDIGKIFVPKEILTKPGKLTKEEFEIVKTHTVQGASLFENDERFSVARNIILYHHERYDGSGYPFGLKGDEIPIEAQIVGLVDVYDALRSERPYKKAVSREEALKVILYGDEKTNRAQFSQELLKVFLEHADEINKIWEECSSPSSTSESN from the coding sequence ATGAAGCATCTGATCTTTTCTCTCATCCCATCTCTGAGTATTCTCGGAACTCTGTTCATTGTGAACTTCCTTGCCAGTCGCAGGATCAGAAGGACGTTGAAGGACAAAGTGGTTTCTCCCATCGAGAAGATCACGAAGGCGGCGCAGGATTATCTTTCAAAAAGGCACTTCGAGCTCGAGCATGTAGAAGATGATGTTTACGAAATCAAAATGATGATCAACGAACTTTCAGACATGGTCACGATCATCGAATCACAGATGCAGGAACTCGAAGCCAGCTACAGCGAACTTGAAGCCTCACAGTCCCAGCTCGAAGAAGCCTACGAGATTCTTAAGAGAAAAGAGAATGAGATCGAACAGGCGTACAGAGCGATCGTGGAAAAACTGGACATGATCGTTGAAAAGTTCGATGAACCTACGGGAAAGCACGTTGTCAGAGTGAGCAAGCTTTCTCGATTCTTAGCCGAGAAACTCAATCTTCCAAGCGAACTGGTCCGGCAAATCGAACTGTACTCACTGCTGCACGATATAGGAAAGATCTTCGTTCCAAAAGAGATCCTGACCAAGCCGGGAAAACTCACGAAAGAAGAGTTCGAAATCGTCAAAACCCACACGGTGCAAGGTGCGAGCCTTTTCGAAAACGACGAAAGATTCAGTGTGGCCAGGAACATAATCCTCTATCACCACGAAAGGTACGACGGTTCTGGCTATCCTTTCGGTTTGAAAGGCGATGAGATCCCCATAGAGGCGCAGATTGTGGGTCTGGTGGACGTCTACGATGCTCTGCGTTCAGAGAGACCTTACAAGAAAGCCGTGAGCCGTGAGGAAGCCTTGAAGGTTATACTCTACGGTGACGAAAAGACCAACCGAGCGCAGTTCTCCCAGGAGCTTTTGAAAGTTTTTCTGGAACATGCGGATGAGATAAACAAAATCTGGGAAGAGTGTTCTTCTCCTTCCAGCACGTCGGAATCAAATTGA
- a CDS encoding CBS domain-containing protein: MKLIVGHRNPDFDCFASAMAAQKLYPDHTVLVSGVAQQNLAQFLAIYEEKYSYITESDLTDENVESLIIVDTTSLERLGQKVQKILNRASRIVIYDHHPDIKEQTIAGEKKIENVGATVTLLIEEIAKRNIDIDSIDATLFAIAIYEDTGSLLYTSTTLRDLEAVKFLLQRGANLSEVAEYIRYDLNFEQKQLLEQLLSNVESHQIDGLTVHIATAETEKFIGGLAAIVSKLWNLENVETLVCIVRTGKKIHVIMRTSSNEVDLGGVASELGGGGHRKAASFTVNDSDIASIKKIVFETLKRYVNRGILAKDIMSSPVRVVYSDMSIGEVNKIMERTGHNGLPVIEGNRLVGIVTKKAVDKAMNHGMQNHPVKAIMSSKLIVVDANTPLSKVRQIMVENDIGRIPVLENGILVGIITRTDVMRSSFADAVKKAARKAVYEKDQEQFVNVRNLLISKLPRRICDLLRQLGRFGDELNLPTYIVGGFVRDLLMGNPNLDLDIVVERDGLTFAEHATKKLDATLVKHEKFLTASLFLKDGTRIDVATARTEYYEAPTELPQVEISTIKKDLYRRDFTINAMAIKLNQKDFGLLLDFFGAKKDLENKIVRCLHTLSFVEDPTRILRAVRFETRFDFHIEERTAQLMLDAVRQGYLEKVSGQRLRQEFEKILEEPKWLSALRRLSDFEVIKRMFPGVFYTVTMEQKLRSLADFLPWAEEFFEKVDRFYAVMFVFLEYHGDTAIEQMKERYGLSSKFVDELKLLKKMIVPLSKVISNRLNFSDIYKMTKGISPEGFCYIASYLDPESQEYLKQFLEKQRSTKLVYVDGRTIVEKFALKPSRIVGELLEEVYCAKLDGLIGDEQELEFVERKLSDLASSKVPGR, from the coding sequence TTGAAGCTCATCGTGGGTCACAGGAACCCAGATTTCGACTGTTTCGCTTCGGCCATGGCAGCACAGAAGCTGTATCCAGACCACACGGTGCTCGTCAGCGGGGTTGCTCAGCAGAACCTCGCACAGTTCCTCGCCATCTACGAAGAAAAGTACAGCTACATCACCGAGAGCGATCTGACCGACGAGAACGTGGAATCTTTGATCATCGTCGACACGACTTCCTTAGAAAGGCTCGGCCAGAAGGTTCAGAAGATCCTGAACAGAGCCTCGAGAATCGTGATCTACGATCACCATCCGGACATCAAGGAGCAAACCATAGCCGGTGAAAAGAAAATAGAGAACGTTGGAGCGACAGTGACACTGCTCATCGAAGAGATCGCGAAGAGAAACATCGACATCGACTCGATCGATGCCACCCTGTTCGCCATAGCGATCTATGAGGACACAGGAAGTTTACTCTACACGAGCACGACGTTGAGAGACCTCGAGGCTGTGAAGTTCCTCCTGCAGAGAGGAGCGAACCTTTCAGAGGTTGCAGAGTACATAAGGTACGATCTGAACTTTGAACAGAAACAGTTACTCGAACAGCTGCTGTCAAACGTTGAATCCCATCAGATCGACGGCTTGACGGTCCACATCGCTACCGCGGAGACAGAGAAGTTCATCGGCGGACTCGCGGCCATTGTGAGCAAGCTCTGGAACCTTGAAAACGTTGAAACTCTCGTGTGCATAGTCCGCACCGGCAAAAAGATCCACGTGATCATGAGGACTTCCTCCAACGAGGTGGACCTGGGAGGAGTGGCGAGCGAGCTCGGAGGGGGAGGCCACAGGAAGGCTGCGAGTTTCACGGTGAACGATTCAGACATTGCGTCGATCAAAAAGATCGTCTTCGAAACATTGAAACGCTACGTCAACAGGGGTATCCTCGCAAAAGACATCATGTCTTCACCCGTTCGGGTAGTCTATTCCGATATGAGCATCGGTGAGGTCAACAAGATCATGGAACGCACGGGTCACAACGGACTGCCCGTCATAGAGGGAAACAGATTGGTGGGGATCGTCACGAAGAAGGCCGTGGACAAGGCGATGAACCACGGTATGCAGAACCATCCCGTGAAGGCAATAATGTCGAGCAAACTGATCGTCGTGGATGCCAACACACCGCTGAGCAAGGTCAGGCAGATCATGGTCGAGAACGATATAGGACGCATACCCGTGCTCGAAAACGGCATACTGGTGGGCATAATAACGAGGACGGACGTGATGAGGTCGAGTTTCGCGGATGCCGTAAAGAAAGCCGCGAGAAAGGCCGTTTACGAAAAAGATCAAGAACAGTTCGTGAACGTTCGAAACTTACTCATCTCGAAGCTTCCAAGGAGGATCTGCGATCTTTTGAGGCAACTGGGCCGATTCGGGGACGAGCTGAACCTGCCCACCTACATCGTTGGAGGCTTCGTCAGGGACCTTTTGATGGGTAATCCGAATTTGGATCTGGACATCGTTGTGGAGCGTGATGGACTCACCTTCGCAGAACATGCAACGAAGAAACTCGACGCTACCCTGGTCAAGCACGAGAAATTCCTCACCGCTTCTCTGTTCTTAAAGGATGGAACGAGAATAGATGTCGCCACCGCACGAACCGAGTACTACGAGGCTCCAACGGAACTTCCCCAGGTGGAGATCAGCACCATCAAAAAGGATCTCTACAGGAGAGATTTCACGATCAACGCGATGGCGATAAAGCTGAACCAGAAAGATTTCGGTCTGCTTCTGGACTTTTTCGGTGCGAAGAAAGACCTGGAGAACAAAATCGTCAGGTGCCTCCACACGCTGAGTTTCGTCGAAGATCCCACGAGGATCCTCAGGGCCGTCAGATTCGAAACGCGCTTCGATTTCCACATAGAAGAAAGGACGGCACAGCTCATGCTCGACGCTGTGAGACAGGGCTATCTCGAGAAGGTGAGTGGACAGAGGTTGCGCCAGGAGTTCGAAAAGATCCTGGAGGAACCCAAGTGGCTCTCTGCGCTGAGAAGGCTTTCGGACTTCGAAGTGATCAAGCGCATGTTCCCGGGCGTTTTCTACACGGTGACCATGGAGCAAAAGCTGAGATCGCTGGCAGACTTCTTACCGTGGGCTGAGGAATTTTTCGAGAAAGTGGACAGATTCTACGCAGTGATGTTCGTCTTCCTCGAATATCATGGAGACACGGCCATAGAACAGATGAAAGAAAGGTACGGCCTCTCGAGCAAATTCGTGGACGAGCTCAAACTGCTGAAGAAGATGATAGTCCCACTTTCGAAGGTTATATCGAACAGGTTGAACTTCTCGGATATTTACAAGATGACCAAGGGCATCTCTCCAGAAGGCTTCTGTTACATCGCGAGTTATTTAGATCCAGAATCGCAGGAATATCTCAAGCAGTTCCTCGAGAAGCAGAGGAGCACGAAGCTGGTGTACGTGGACGGCAGAACGATCGTGGAGAAGTTCGCGCTCAAACCGTCCAGGATCGTCGGCGAACTGCTCGAAGAGGTTTACTGTGCGAAGCTCGACGGCTTGATCGGCGACGAGCAGGAACTGGAGTTCGTCGAGAGAAAACTCAGTGACCTCGCTTCTTCAAAAGTTCCTGGACGATGA
- a CDS encoding MATE family efflux transporter, with protein MEHQTKGVELLRSDPKRAIIKLSLPMMTAMLVQALYNLVDTIWVSGVGPEALAGIGPFFPIFMVILAFAGGIAVGANSLISRKVGERNKPEADRAASSAIVLVLILGLIASVTGSLVMKPLLSLTGASGQTLKLATDYAGILLTSITLLMLNNVVNGILRGEGDAKRAMYAISFGAILNMFLDPLFIYTFKLGVKGAAYATVISIAASSMVMIHWLFIKKDTYVSISFRHLKSIRNTIFEILRVGVPS; from the coding sequence ATGGAGCATCAGACGAAAGGCGTTGAACTTCTCAGGTCCGATCCGAAACGAGCAATAATAAAACTCTCGTTGCCCATGATGACCGCCATGCTGGTGCAGGCGCTCTACAACCTCGTCGATACGATCTGGGTCTCGGGTGTGGGACCTGAGGCCCTCGCCGGTATCGGGCCGTTCTTTCCCATCTTCATGGTCATACTCGCCTTCGCGGGAGGCATCGCGGTCGGTGCGAACTCGCTCATCTCCAGGAAAGTCGGTGAAAGGAACAAACCAGAAGCAGACAGAGCCGCAAGTTCTGCGATAGTACTGGTGTTGATCCTGGGTTTGATCGCGAGCGTTACTGGCAGTCTGGTCATGAAACCGTTGCTGAGCTTGACGGGGGCTTCCGGCCAGACGCTGAAACTCGCCACGGACTACGCCGGCATCCTTCTGACCTCTATCACGTTGCTGATGCTCAACAACGTGGTGAACGGCATTCTCAGGGGCGAGGGCGACGCGAAGAGAGCGATGTATGCGATCAGTTTTGGTGCGATTCTGAACATGTTTCTCGATCCACTGTTCATCTACACCTTCAAGCTCGGCGTGAAGGGTGCAGCCTACGCGACTGTGATCTCCATAGCTGCATCTTCCATGGTGATGATCCATTGGCTCTTCATAAAGAAAGACACGTACGTATCGATAAGCTTCAGACACCTGAAAAGCATCAGAAACACGATCTTCGAGATACTTCGTGTTGGTGTTCCCTCGTAG
- the rimP gene encoding ribosome maturation factor RimP, which translates to MDVLDSIRPEIEKILQNMGLELFDISFRKERGRWVLRIVIDDPNGYVSISQCESVSVKVSDYLDREDPIPHSYVLEVSSPGLDRPLRGLNDYRRFVGRLARFWLTDGQVHVGRIESAEESRIVLDVSGEKVTFRPEDVKRSRLEVEF; encoded by the coding sequence ATGGACGTGCTGGACAGTATCAGACCCGAGATCGAGAAGATCTTGCAGAACATGGGCCTTGAACTTTTCGACATCTCTTTCAGGAAGGAGCGCGGCCGCTGGGTGCTCAGGATCGTCATCGACGATCCGAACGGATACGTCAGCATATCGCAGTGCGAGAGTGTATCTGTGAAGGTGTCCGATTATCTGGACCGCGAAGATCCCATTCCGCACAGTTACGTGCTCGAAGTTTCATCGCCTGGACTGGACAGACCGCTCCGGGGTCTGAACGATTACAGAAGGTTCGTCGGAAGACTCGCGAGGTTCTGGTTGACGGATGGTCAGGTGCATGTGGGCAGGATCGAGAGTGCGGAGGAAAGCCGGATCGTTTTGGACGTGTCTGGGGAGAAGGTTACGTTCAGGCCCGAGGATGTGAAACGCAGTCGGCTCGAAGTCGAATTTTAG
- a CDS encoding serine hydrolase — translation MEFSKLEDFILEKMRQTKMPALSIAVIQDGEVAYKRGFGFKLLETYAPADENTVYGVGSITKSFTALAIVKLAEEGKIDLEKPVEEYLPIKLRPFGEPVRVEHLLYHASGIPSLGYAEAFIDGVFGLGDGWLPVKDPQDVLLFAKDAESWAFSRPNERFFYSNSGYVMLGKIVSTVTGIPYEEYVKRYILEPLGMTRSYFSRGEMEKDPNVAAGYVLDPQGHHVRKPFPYGISSDGGLLSNVKDLSRYLIFYMNAGELEGKRIVSKQSIQTMVTGHIPAPWESFGDEMYGYGWIVHPNFFGERLIEHSGSVLIYTGFVGYIPERKIGVAVLSNCAGYPLSNIGMYALALMLDKDPEESLDFVRSDRILQSLVGRYEGYRKSVAFDVKRSGEFLIIEMVSRNLKLSSILVPEKVEKDYVKCFTLQNFRKMDVEFFIEPHRIVLLYERYKLIKG, via the coding sequence GTGGAGTTTTCGAAGCTCGAAGACTTCATCCTCGAAAAGATGAGACAGACCAAGATGCCTGCCCTGAGCATCGCCGTGATCCAGGACGGCGAAGTCGCCTACAAAAGAGGGTTTGGTTTCAAGCTTTTAGAAACGTACGCACCCGCTGACGAGAACACCGTGTACGGTGTCGGATCCATAACGAAGAGCTTCACCGCGCTCGCGATCGTCAAGCTCGCGGAAGAAGGAAAGATCGATCTCGAAAAGCCTGTCGAGGAGTATTTACCCATCAAACTCAGGCCCTTCGGTGAACCGGTGCGGGTGGAACATCTTCTCTATCACGCTTCCGGGATTCCCTCGCTCGGTTATGCGGAAGCCTTCATCGACGGTGTGTTCGGTCTCGGTGACGGTTGGCTTCCCGTGAAGGATCCACAGGACGTTCTTCTCTTCGCGAAGGATGCAGAATCGTGGGCTTTCAGTCGGCCCAACGAGAGGTTCTTTTACTCGAACAGCGGCTATGTGATGCTCGGAAAGATCGTTTCCACAGTCACAGGGATACCGTACGAAGAGTACGTGAAAAGATACATCCTCGAACCGCTCGGAATGACGCGCTCTTATTTTTCCAGAGGTGAGATGGAGAAAGATCCGAACGTTGCAGCCGGTTACGTTCTCGACCCTCAAGGGCACCACGTGAGAAAACCGTTTCCCTACGGCATTAGCTCGGACGGCGGATTGCTCAGCAACGTGAAGGACCTCTCCAGATACCTGATTTTCTACATGAACGCTGGAGAACTCGAAGGAAAACGCATAGTTTCAAAACAATCCATTCAAACCATGGTCACAGGTCATATCCCTGCCCCCTGGGAAAGCTTCGGAGACGAAATGTACGGCTACGGCTGGATCGTGCATCCGAACTTTTTCGGTGAGAGGTTGATCGAGCACAGCGGTTCGGTGCTGATCTACACGGGTTTCGTCGGCTACATCCCTGAAAGAAAGATCGGCGTTGCGGTGCTGTCCAACTGTGCGGGTTATCCCCTTTCGAACATCGGCATGTACGCGCTCGCCCTCATGCTCGATAAAGATCCAGAAGAATCGCTCGATTTTGTCAGATCCGACAGGATCCTGCAGAGCCTGGTCGGACGGTACGAGGGCTACAGGAAATCCGTGGCGTTCGATGTGAAGAGAAGTGGAGAATTTCTGATCATAGAAATGGTGAGCAGGAATTTAAAACTGAGTTCGATCCTCGTGCCCGAGAAGGTGGAAAAAGACTACGTCAAATGCTTCACGCTGCAGAACTTCAGAAAGATGGACGTGGAGTTCTTCATAGAACCGCACAGGATCGTTCTGCTTTATGAAAGGTACAAACTGATCAAGGGCTGA
- a CDS encoding S-adenosyl-l-methionine hydroxide adenosyltransferase family protein produces the protein MIGFLTDWSVRSHYVGVAKAVMKRINPSVEIIDITHEIEPFNVRMASHILLRASKDFPPGSIFVAVVDYGVGTSRKAICMRTKNEQFFVGPDNGIFTHVALEYGVKQVRELNNKKYHYASSYTFHGRDIFAPVAAHLSRGVPFEELGDVLPNFVVLPAKQAEIVNESIVAEIAYFDSFGNVQTNAPIQLAEKLDWQMDDVILINETFEATYVRAFGEVPKGALLIHPDSSGFLEIAINQGSAAEKLKLKQGQQVTLRRKKD, from the coding sequence ATGATCGGTTTTCTCACCGACTGGTCCGTCAGGAGCCATTACGTTGGAGTGGCGAAGGCGGTTATGAAGAGAATAAATCCCTCTGTGGAGATCATAGACATCACCCACGAGATAGAGCCGTTCAATGTGCGGATGGCCTCACACATACTTCTGAGGGCTTCGAAGGACTTTCCACCCGGTTCCATATTCGTCGCGGTGGTAGATTACGGGGTCGGCACGAGCAGGAAGGCCATCTGCATGAGGACGAAGAACGAACAGTTCTTCGTGGGCCCGGACAACGGCATCTTCACCCACGTCGCGCTGGAGTACGGTGTGAAGCAGGTCAGAGAGTTGAACAACAAGAAATACCACTACGCTTCTTCGTACACCTTCCACGGTAGAGACATCTTCGCACCCGTTGCGGCGCATCTTTCCAGAGGAGTGCCGTTCGAGGAGCTGGGAGACGTGTTGCCAAACTTCGTTGTTCTTCCTGCGAAACAGGCCGAGATCGTGAACGAATCCATCGTCGCGGAGATCGCCTACTTCGACAGCTTCGGAAACGTTCAAACGAACGCTCCGATCCAGCTGGCAGAGAAACTCGACTGGCAGATGGACGATGTGATCCTCATCAACGAAACCTTCGAGGCGACCTACGTGAGGGCGTTCGGTGAAGTTCCAAAAGGCGCCCTGCTGATACATCCAGACAGCTCTGGATTTCTCGAGATCGCGATCAATCAGGGCTCTGCTGCAGAGAAACTCAAACTCAAACAGGGTCAGCAGGTAACTTTGAGGAGGAAGAAAGATTGA
- a CDS encoding cache domain-containing protein, which translates to MFVKNRQASKKSGEPPKLADFLEKRVVRLATLIVSVLSILIFFTLFRLNEQSFLNQELSHVLQLEKNWSSRIDSFGKLLCVLAVQKDLFQDEEKLLKTLEEIYNRYSPLVAYPAFERTDGRMFSYPHHDYGSEYDPRKRPWYQAALQNPNTYVVVKPFMHAILNEPAIAVAKAVLDENGEVLGVIGIDLVSSRLAENFLTDGSYIVDETGQIIAKKGRIKAIFNPNRPDRMSRPT; encoded by the coding sequence GTGTTCGTGAAGAACAGGCAAGCTTCGAAAAAATCTGGTGAACCTCCTAAACTTGCAGACTTTCTGGAAAAACGCGTTGTTCGTCTCGCAACGCTTATCGTCAGCGTTCTCTCGATCCTCATCTTTTTCACGCTCTTCAGATTGAATGAACAATCTTTTCTCAACCAAGAACTTTCACACGTGTTGCAGTTAGAAAAAAACTGGTCCAGCAGGATAGATTCCTTCGGCAAACTTCTGTGTGTTCTTGCTGTGCAGAAAGATCTGTTCCAGGATGAAGAAAAGCTTCTGAAAACGCTCGAAGAAATATACAATCGCTACTCACCCCTGGTGGCCTATCCAGCCTTTGAAAGAACCGATGGAAGGATGTTTTCTTACCCGCATCACGATTACGGTTCTGAGTACGATCCGAGGAAACGACCCTGGTACCAGGCCGCACTTCAGAATCCTAACACTTACGTTGTGGTCAAGCCCTTCATGCATGCCATACTGAACGAGCCAGCGATCGCCGTGGCGAAAGCCGTACTCGATGAAAACGGTGAGGTACTCGGCGTGATTGGAATCGATCTGGTTTCGAGCCGTCTCGCAGAGAACTTTCTCACAGACGGTTCTTACATCGTGGATGAAACAGGACAAATCATCGCAAAGAAAGGCCGCATCAAAGCCATCTTCAATCCAAATCGGCCAGACAGGATGTCACGACCCACCTGA
- a CDS encoding Fur family transcriptional regulator — protein sequence MLYESLRKELRSRKYRMTAQREIVLRVFAESGERHLGAEDVYRKLLEKRYRISKATVYRTVELLSKLGFLRRLEFGEGVYRYELAAPDAETVHQHVICKSCGEVLEIDEQLVKQLVKNVEKQTGYTVTDYDVKFFGLCPKCQSKNKSNAEEIE from the coding sequence ATGCTCTACGAATCGCTGAGAAAAGAATTGAGATCGAGGAAGTATAGAATGACTGCTCAGAGAGAGATCGTGTTGAGGGTCTTTGCCGAATCCGGTGAAAGGCATCTCGGCGCGGAGGATGTGTACAGGAAACTGCTGGAGAAGAGATACAGAATAAGCAAGGCGACCGTTTATAGAACCGTGGAGCTTTTGAGCAAACTTGGTTTCTTGAGAAGGCTCGAGTTCGGTGAAGGCGTGTACCGCTACGAACTGGCCGCGCCGGATGCGGAGACGGTGCACCAGCACGTGATATGCAAAAGCTGTGGCGAAGTGCTGGAGATAGATGAGCAGCTCGTCAAGCAACTGGTGAAGAACGTTGAAAAACAAACAGGCTACACCGTGACGGATTACGATGTGAAGTTCTTCGGGCTCTGCCCGAAGTGCCAGAGTAAAAACAAAAGCAACGCGGAGGAGATCGAATAA
- the nusA gene encoding transcription termination factor NusA — protein MNLNLLEALEQLEEEKGISKDEVIEILEKALVSAYRKNFGTSKNVEVKIDRMTGDIQLYQVFDVVENVTDELTQMSLEEARKLDPLADIGKKVYKRINVKEFGRIAAQTAKQVLIQRIRELEKERQYEHYSALAGDVTTCEAIRVTPDWADIRVGKLETRLLKRDWIPGETIRPGDLIKVYIVDVVKDKKGPKILVSRTVPEFVTGLLKLEVPEVENGIVQVKAIAREPGVRTKVGVVSTNPQVDPVGACIGEGGSRIAAVLRELKGEKVDVFKWSDDPKQLIANALAPASVVSVEILDSERKAARVLVPPTQLSLAIGKGGQNARLAAKVTGWKIDIKPVMNV, from the coding sequence ATGAACCTGAACCTTCTTGAAGCCCTAGAACAGCTTGAGGAAGAAAAGGGCATCTCGAAAGATGAAGTGATAGAAATCCTGGAAAAAGCGCTGGTGAGCGCTTACAGGAAGAACTTCGGTACGAGCAAGAACGTCGAGGTCAAGATAGACAGAATGACCGGAGACATACAGCTCTATCAGGTTTTCGACGTGGTGGAGAACGTGACTGACGAGCTGACTCAGATGAGTCTTGAAGAAGCGCGAAAGCTCGATCCTCTGGCAGACATCGGGAAGAAAGTCTACAAGAGGATAAACGTCAAGGAGTTCGGCAGGATCGCGGCGCAGACCGCCAAGCAGGTGTTGATACAGAGAATAAGAGAACTCGAGAAGGAAAGACAGTACGAGCATTACTCCGCGCTCGCCGGTGACGTGACCACCTGCGAAGCGATACGTGTCACACCGGACTGGGCCGATATCAGGGTGGGAAAGCTCGAGACGAGACTTTTGAAGAGAGACTGGATCCCTGGTGAGACGATCAGGCCGGGCGATCTGATAAAGGTTTACATCGTGGACGTGGTGAAGGACAAGAAAGGTCCGAAGATACTGGTGAGCCGGACTGTCCCTGAGTTCGTCACAGGTCTTCTCAAGCTTGAGGTTCCAGAGGTGGAGAACGGAATCGTTCAGGTGAAGGCCATCGCGAGGGAACCCGGTGTTCGCACCAAGGTGGGTGTGGTTTCGACCAACCCGCAGGTGGATCCCGTCGGTGCGTGCATCGGAGAAGGCGGAAGCAGGATCGCTGCGGTGTTGAGAGAACTCAAGGGTGAAAAGGTCGATGTGTTCAAATGGAGTGACGATCCGAAACAGCTCATCGCGAACGCGCTCGCGCCTGCTTCGGTTGTGAGCGTCGAAATCCTTGATTCGGAGAGGAAGGCGGCCAGAGTCCTGGTACCACCGACGCAGCTGTCACTGGCGATCGGTAAGGGTGGACAGAACGCCAGGCTGGCGGCGAAAGTGACCGGGTGGAAGATAGACATAAAGCCCGTCATGAACGTGTGA